In Mycobacterium gallinarum, a single window of DNA contains:
- a CDS encoding molybdopterin-dependent oxidoreductase: MDVERKAHVQKVTFCRICEPLCGMIATVEDGRLTALRPDKDHPVSAGFACQKGVAFTEIVNDSDRVTEPLRRTGSGGWEPVSWDEAMSDIAARLTDIHRRHGSGAVGWYYGNPGAFSYSHTLGLASLMFGFGPKMHVFTAGSQDVNNRFVASQLLYGTPLALPVPDVLRADLLVVIGANPVVSHGSVLTLPRIKDRMHDIVKRGGRVLVVDPRKTETAAQFEWLGIIPDGDAYLLLSLLQVMYGENLVDRTRLARQADGDGWLEQLALPFSPEATAVRTGIDPDTVRTLARDLVRTERAAVYGRVGTSIGENGTLTTYLLDAVNLVAGNLDVAGGSMFGRIGLPGERWLGMAGGALLRTVYSRRRSRIGGFPSVLGSEPAGVMAKEITTPGRGQVKALLVSAGNPVLSVPNGDELEAALESLDLMVGIDLYVNETLAHCDYVLPAASMYERDDFPLPFQTLQPTPFRQATEPVIAPMGQARPEWEIIDDLSSRLGRRTAGFAMLAATRKMLSLFGVRLTPRALVDAVIRLGEAGDRFGLRRGGLSFARLTAEHPHGFVLAPNLREGVLGDTVVYRGRRVRLRHDEIAAEVAKLARREAPEAYPMRLIGMREARSENSWLHNAPLLMRGERIQHARIHVDDAAAADIADGDVVRIASQHGEIELPVIVTKDIVAGVVAVPHGWGHKGTAGWRLANRAGGANVNELMSSNPEDIEALAGMARLTGVPIRVERASS, translated from the coding sequence GTGGACGTCGAGCGAAAGGCTCACGTTCAAAAAGTCACGTTCTGCCGGATCTGCGAGCCGCTGTGCGGCATGATCGCGACCGTCGAGGATGGCCGCCTCACCGCGTTGCGTCCCGACAAGGACCATCCGGTTTCGGCGGGTTTCGCGTGCCAGAAGGGTGTCGCGTTCACCGAGATCGTCAACGATTCCGACCGAGTCACCGAACCGCTGCGTCGCACGGGCAGCGGCGGATGGGAACCCGTCAGCTGGGACGAGGCGATGTCCGACATCGCCGCCCGGCTGACCGACATTCATCGCAGGCACGGATCCGGCGCCGTCGGCTGGTACTACGGCAACCCGGGCGCGTTCAGCTACAGCCACACGTTGGGCCTGGCCAGCCTCATGTTCGGATTCGGTCCGAAAATGCACGTGTTCACCGCGGGCAGCCAGGACGTCAACAACCGGTTCGTGGCGAGCCAGCTGCTGTACGGCACGCCGCTGGCGCTGCCGGTGCCCGACGTCCTTCGCGCCGATCTGCTCGTCGTGATCGGCGCCAATCCCGTTGTGTCCCACGGCAGTGTGCTCACCCTGCCGCGGATCAAGGACCGCATGCACGACATCGTCAAGCGCGGCGGCCGCGTCCTCGTCGTCGACCCACGCAAGACCGAGACCGCGGCACAGTTCGAATGGCTGGGCATCATTCCCGACGGCGACGCGTACCTGCTGCTGTCACTGCTGCAGGTTATGTACGGCGAGAACCTCGTAGACCGGACCCGGCTGGCCCGCCAAGCCGACGGCGACGGCTGGCTCGAGCAGCTCGCCCTGCCGTTCAGCCCGGAGGCGACCGCGGTGCGCACCGGCATCGACCCCGATACCGTGCGGACGCTGGCCCGCGACCTGGTCCGCACCGAACGCGCTGCGGTGTACGGACGGGTCGGCACAAGCATCGGCGAAAACGGCACGCTCACAACGTATTTGCTCGATGCGGTCAACTTGGTGGCGGGCAATCTCGACGTCGCGGGCGGTAGCATGTTCGGCCGCATCGGGCTGCCCGGCGAGCGGTGGCTGGGCATGGCGGGCGGTGCGCTGTTGCGCACGGTCTACTCCCGCAGGCGCTCGCGCATCGGCGGATTCCCCTCGGTGCTCGGATCAGAGCCCGCCGGGGTGATGGCCAAGGAGATCACCACGCCGGGACGCGGTCAGGTGAAGGCGTTGCTCGTCAGCGCGGGCAACCCGGTGCTATCGGTGCCCAACGGCGACGAGTTGGAAGCAGCGCTGGAGTCCCTGGACCTGATGGTGGGCATCGATCTGTACGTCAACGAGACGCTCGCGCACTGCGACTACGTGCTGCCCGCCGCGTCGATGTACGAGCGCGACGACTTTCCGCTGCCGTTCCAGACGTTGCAGCCGACACCGTTCCGTCAGGCCACCGAGCCCGTGATCGCCCCGATGGGCCAGGCGCGCCCAGAGTGGGAGATCATCGACGATCTCTCTTCGCGGCTAGGGCGCCGAACGGCCGGGTTTGCGATGCTGGCCGCTACTCGAAAGATGTTGTCGCTGTTCGGGGTTCGACTGACTCCGCGCGCGCTGGTCGACGCCGTCATCCGGCTGGGGGAGGCCGGTGACCGGTTCGGGCTGCGACGCGGTGGACTGTCCTTCGCCCGGCTGACCGCAGAACATCCCCACGGCTTCGTGCTGGCGCCGAACCTGCGTGAGGGCGTGCTCGGGGACACCGTCGTGTACCGCGGCAGACGGGTGAGGCTGCGGCACGACGAGATCGCCGCCGAGGTCGCCAAGCTAGCGCGCCGCGAAGCACCCGAGGCTTATCCGATGCGGCTGATCGGAATGCGGGAGGCCCGCTCCGAGAACTCGTGGCTGCACAACGCCCCGCTGCTGATGCGCGGCGAACGAATCCAGCATGCCCGCATTCACGTCGACGACGCGGCGGCGGCCGACATCGCCGACGGCGACGTCGTGCGCATCGCGTCGCAGCACGGCGAGATCGAGTTGCCCGTCATCGTCACCAAGGACATCGTCGCCGGGGTCGTGGCGGTGCCGCACGGGTGGGGACACAAGGGCACCGCCGGTTGGCGGTTGGCCAACCGTGCCGGCGGAGCGAACGTCAACGAACTGATGTCCAGCAACCCCGAGGACATCGAGGCGCTGGCCGGAATGGCACGCCTGACCGGCGTGCCGATCCGCGTCGAGCGGGCCTCCTCGTAG